GAGCATGGGGGCATTCCACCCCCGCGCGGCGGAGCGGGGCTATGGGCGCGGGCACCTTTGGGGGCCTTTCCTCAAGGCTTTCATCAGGCTGCCCAGACAGCAGACATTTGCCTGACCTGGGAGGTGTACGCTGGACACCAACGCGGGCCAGCCGAGGCGCTGACCGGCACCCGACCTCCGGAGAGAGCCATGACCGACCACGACCAGAGAACCCGCGCCCGGCACGAGGTGGAACGCGCCCGCCGGGTGGCCCACCTGCACGACCTGCTCGCCATCCTGAGGCGCGAGCGGGGCGACCTGCTGCCCTTTGACTGGGTGCGCCACCTCGCGCCCCAGGGCGAGCATGCGCTGGGCGTGCAGGCGATTCCGGTCGAGAAGATCGCCGGGTCGGTGGACCGCTACCGCGAGTTCGACCGCCACTACCTCCCGCGCGAGCGTCACCTCGACGAGCGGTGGATCGGCGTGCGCTCGGCGCAGCTTCAGGGCAAGGAGTTGCCGCCCATTCAGGTGTACAAGGTGGGCGAACTGTACTTCGTCAAGGACGGCAACCACCGCGTCTCGGTGGCGCGGCGGCTGGGGCAGAGGTACATCGACGCGCACGTGATCGAGCTTCAGGTCACCGTGGCGCCGAACGAGCACGACACCCTGCGCGACCTCATTCTGAAGGGGGAATACACCCGCTTCCTGCGCGAGACGCGGCTGGACGAGGTGGTACCGGACCACCGCGACATCTGCTTCACCACGCCGGGGCGCTACGATCGCCTGCTGGACCATATCCGCACCCGGCAGTATTTCCTCGACCGCAAGCCGGGGCGCGAGGGGCTGCCCCCGGTGTCGTGGGAGGAGGCGGTGGAGAGCTGGTACCG
This region of Deinococcus sp. HSC-46F16 genomic DNA includes:
- a CDS encoding DUF4032 domain-containing protein yields the protein MTDHDQRTRARHEVERARRVAHLHDLLAILRRERGDLLPFDWVRHLAPQGEHALGVQAIPVEKIAGSVDRYREFDRHYLPRERHLDERWIGVRSAQLQGKELPPIQVYKVGELYFVKDGNHRVSVARRLGQRYIDAHVIELQVTVAPNEHDTLRDLILKGEYTRFLRETRLDEVVPDHRDICFTTPGRYDRLLDHIRTRQYFLDRKPGREGLPPVSWEEAVESWYRRLYSRVVENLEKHGVMARFPGRTEADLYLWIMDHRYFLTQQYGHDVGSEEATRDFGEHHAPPLYRRLGQRLKLRWQGKLGTV